A genome region from Methanobacterium subterraneum includes the following:
- a CDS encoding isocitrate lyase/PEP mutase family protein: MNKSKLLRDLILDKETLIMPNAYDPISARMIEKAGFKAVQCSGYSFSIQAAYPRESNITLDDNLKWTRRIVEAVDVPVMADAEDGYGDIKTIPETVEKFMKVGVAGLNLEDQILGKPGPLEIVDEEVMVQKITLAREAAEVKGNSDLVINGRTDALKSTPDREEALNIAIERANAYLDAGATLAFIVYTATMEEVLTITREVKGPVTIAAGMPYNLHNFSISDLKKCGVARISLPSLLIYSSLKSMQKALKHVKMDEMEKLMDNDDLYSVEDLNKLL, from the coding sequence ATGAATAAAAGCAAGTTGTTAAGGGATCTGATTTTAGATAAAGAAACCCTCATCATGCCCAATGCCTACGATCCAATCAGTGCCCGGATGATCGAAAAAGCAGGGTTTAAAGCAGTACAGTGTTCTGGTTACAGTTTTTCAATCCAAGCCGCATACCCCCGAGAGAGTAATATTACCCTGGATGATAACCTGAAATGGACCCGTCGGATAGTAGAAGCAGTGGATGTGCCAGTGATGGCCGATGCAGAAGACGGATATGGTGACATTAAAACCATCCCGGAAACTGTGGAAAAGTTTATGAAAGTAGGGGTGGCAGGACTCAACCTGGAAGACCAGATATTAGGAAAACCCGGACCACTGGAAATCGTAGATGAGGAGGTGATGGTCCAGAAGATCACACTGGCTCGTGAGGCCGCAGAAGTTAAGGGTAACTCTGATCTGGTTATAAATGGCCGTACCGATGCACTTAAATCAACTCCTGATCGGGAGGAAGCCTTGAACATAGCCATTGAACGGGCTAATGCATATCTGGATGCCGGCGCCACACTGGCCTTCATAGTTTACACTGCAACCATGGAAGAAGTGCTAACCATCACCCGGGAGGTTAAAGGACCGGTGACCATAGCGGCGGGGATGCCCTACAATCTGCACAACTTCAGTATCTCTGATCTCAAGAAATGTGGGGTGGCCCGTATCAGCTTACCCAGTTTACTGATATATTCCAGCCTTAAAAGCATGCAAAAGGCTCTTAAACATGTTAAAATGGATGAAATGGAAAAATTAATGGATAATGATGATTTGTATTCAGTTGAAGATCTAAATAAATTGTTATAA
- a CDS encoding NAD(P)H-dependent oxidoreductase, with amino-acid sequence MEILVILAHPYRESFNHAIYQTVLDTLNENRHQILAHNLYEEEFNPLLEGSELATGETSDPLVLKHRQEIKKAHGIIIIHPNWWGQPPAILKGWTDRVLRSGVAYQFEEGDDGSGVPEGLLVAETALVFNTSNTPLEREIQVFGDPLERIWKDCVFDFCGIKNFNRKMFRTIASSTPKERELWLEDVKKTINTYFP; translated from the coding sequence ATGGAAATTTTAGTCATACTTGCCCATCCTTACCGAGAAAGCTTCAATCATGCCATTTACCAGACTGTTCTGGATACTTTGAATGAAAACAGACACCAGATCCTCGCCCACAATCTCTACGAAGAGGAATTCAACCCACTTCTGGAGGGATCTGAACTGGCCACAGGGGAAACCTCTGATCCACTGGTGTTGAAGCATCGTCAGGAGATAAAAAAAGCCCATGGGATTATAATCATACATCCCAACTGGTGGGGTCAGCCCCCTGCTATATTGAAGGGATGGACCGACCGGGTGCTAAGATCAGGTGTGGCCTACCAGTTCGAAGAGGGGGATGATGGCTCAGGTGTACCTGAAGGTTTACTGGTAGCTGAAACAGCCCTAGTTTTTAACACGTCCAATACGCCATTAGAACGGGAAATCCAAGTATTCGGTGACCCGCTGGAGCGCATCTGGAAGGATTGTGTTTTTGATTTCTGTGGAATAAAAAATTTCAACCGAAAAATGTTCCGTACCATAGCCAGCAGCACACCTAAAGAACGCGAATTATGGTTAGAAGATGTTAAAAAAACTATAAACACTTATTTTCCTTAA
- a CDS encoding ABC transporter ATP-binding protein, producing the protein MSKDRNIIEIHDLKKSYDDGKIKALNGLNLEVKKGEFLSIMGPSGSGKSTLLNMIGALDVADEGTIKVAGIDLMNTKELNEFRSQEIGFVFQMHNLIPNLTVLENVEIPMYETDLSSSQMHERAMGLLMEVGLEDKADQIPTKLSGGERQRVAIARALVNNPSIILADEPTGSLDSKTGDVILKLMSDLHEKENVTLVMVTHEPYVGNMAERIVNVLDGKIKN; encoded by the coding sequence ATGAGTAAGGATAGAAACATCATCGAGATCCATGACCTTAAAAAAAGCTACGATGATGGTAAAATAAAGGCTTTAAATGGTCTTAACTTGGAAGTTAAAAAGGGCGAATTCCTTTCCATCATGGGACCATCTGGTTCTGGTAAATCAACCCTTCTCAACATGATCGGAGCACTAGATGTGGCTGATGAAGGAACCATTAAAGTGGCAGGTATCGATCTCATGAACACCAAAGAATTGAACGAATTCCGTTCCCAGGAGATTGGATTCGTCTTCCAGATGCACAACCTGATACCCAACCTCACTGTACTGGAAAACGTGGAAATACCCATGTATGAAACTGATCTCTCCAGCAGTCAGATGCATGAACGGGCAATGGGGCTCTTAATGGAAGTTGGTCTCGAGGACAAGGCCGATCAGATACCCACCAAACTTTCCGGGGGTGAGCGTCAGAGAGTGGCCATAGCCCGGGCACTGGTGAACAATCCCTCCATTATCCTGGCTGATGAACCCACCGGGTCCCTGGACTCCAAAACCGGGGATGTGATACTGAAACTCATGAGTGATCTGCATGAAAAGGAAAATGTAACCCTGGTCATGGTAACCCACGAACCATACGTGGGAAACATGGCTGAAAGGATTGTAAACGTGCTTGATGGGAAAATAAAAAACTAG
- a CDS encoding ABC transporter permease: MSYLKLILKNPFRNKTRGALAIVGIAIGIMVIVALGMVTGGLKESTTSTLKAGAAEINVMQTGSSSMGSGRVNESRVTELQNISGVKETAGLLKATNTSTSGSSVGTSSTGTTSGTISMGSGGPNSLGGLSVTGMDPGKLSLAGIENVTGSLYETTSENQVIIGKTVSTNLNKSVGDTVNLFGKDFTITGIFETGNFMTDAGVFMSLTTLQNLTSNNNTVSTIAVKINPDANTTEVSKSIETTYPNELSTTSAEAIAGRMNSALSTIDAATWAISLLAIVIGGVGVINTMIMSVFERTREIGVLKAVGWKEKRILGMILGESVVLTLIAAVVGTIVAVVGVVVLLSLSFGGTIEPSFAPEIFLEAFVVAFVVGIIGGLYPAYRASRLSPTEALRYE, from the coding sequence ATGTCATACTTAAAGTTGATCCTGAAAAATCCCTTCAGGAACAAAACAAGAGGTGCCCTTGCAATTGTGGGAATTGCAATTGGAATCATGGTCATCGTGGCCCTGGGTATGGTTACCGGTGGCCTTAAAGAGTCAACAACCAGCACCCTAAAAGCAGGAGCTGCTGAAATCAATGTAATGCAGACTGGATCAAGTAGCATGGGATCTGGGAGGGTAAATGAAAGTAGAGTAACGGAATTACAGAACATATCTGGAGTTAAAGAAACGGCAGGTTTATTAAAGGCAACCAACACCTCCACCAGCGGATCATCTGTGGGAACCAGTTCTACTGGTACTACATCTGGAACTATTAGTATGGGGTCGGGTGGTCCCAACAGTTTAGGTGGACTTTCGGTGACTGGTATGGATCCAGGTAAGCTGAGCCTGGCTGGAATTGAAAACGTAACTGGATCCTTATACGAGACAACCAGTGAAAATCAAGTTATAATTGGGAAAACTGTTTCTACAAATCTTAACAAAAGTGTGGGTGACACCGTAAACCTGTTCGGAAAGGATTTCACCATCACCGGAATATTCGAGACTGGAAATTTCATGACTGATGCCGGTGTTTTCATGTCCCTAACCACTTTGCAGAACCTCACAAGTAACAATAACACTGTCAGCACCATTGCGGTGAAGATCAACCCGGATGCCAATACCACTGAGGTGAGTAAATCCATTGAAACAACTTACCCCAATGAACTGTCCACCACCAGTGCCGAAGCAATAGCCGGTAGAATGAACAGTGCACTCAGCACTATCGATGCTGCCACATGGGCCATATCCCTCCTGGCAATAGTAATCGGTGGTGTTGGGGTAATAAACACTATGATAATGTCTGTTTTCGAAAGAACAAGGGAAATAGGGGTATTAAAAGCAGTGGGGTGGAAAGAAAAGAGGATTCTGGGAATGATCCTAGGTGAATCAGTGGTTTTAACCCTTATCGCTGCGGTGGTGGGAACCATAGTTGCCGTGGTAGGGGTGGTGGTCTTGTTATCCCTATCATTTGGGGGAACCATAGAACCATCATTTGCACCAGAAATATTCCTGGAAGCCTTCGTGGTTGCATTTGTAGTGGGAATAATCGGAGGCTTGTATCCTGCCTACCGGGCATCCCGACTATCACCAACCGAGGCGTTGCGCTATGAATAA
- a CDS encoding winged helix-turn-helix domain-containing protein yields MRKLLWWLIAGSTGGPNRAKIILALHQRPYNANQLSEVLNLNYKTIRHHIKVLEENNVITSPGKRKYGEMYFLTDKMEENFDTFQGIWGELKVD; encoded by the coding sequence ATGAGGAAGCTGCTTTGGTGGTTAATAGCTGGCTCAACTGGAGGGCCTAACCGTGCTAAGATAATCCTGGCATTACACCAAAGACCTTACAATGCTAATCAGCTTTCAGAAGTATTAAATTTAAATTATAAAACAATAAGGCATCATATTAAGGTATTAGAAGAAAATAATGTCATTACATCTCCAGGTAAGCGTAAATATGGGGAGATGTACTTTCTAACTGATAAAATGGAAGAAAATTTTGATACGTTTCAGGGAATATGGGGAGAATTAAAAGTGGATTAA
- a CDS encoding GNAT family N-acetyltransferase — protein MIELRKATIKDRKKAYQWLYFSDFSDFLNQLQGYTSDNLPSYKEFQSDYEDYFFTGSQEERGRCYIIVSRKNGKTDDIGIISYTSFHLQDKITEFDIWLKERSCTGHGYGTKAILQLASRIKDMGYDKVIMRPSKHNKMAIRSYKKAGFVEEGLEPASYYLPEYVDEFADGDCGPGGDVFLVLYL, from the coding sequence ATGATTGAACTAAGAAAAGCAACAATCAAAGATAGGAAGAAAGCCTACCAGTGGTTGTATTTCTCTGACTTTTCAGATTTTTTAAACCAGTTACAGGGATACACCAGTGACAATCTACCCTCTTATAAGGAGTTCCAATCTGATTATGAGGATTACTTTTTCACTGGCTCTCAAGAAGAAAGAGGCCGTTGTTATATTATAGTTTCCCGGAAAAATGGGAAAACTGATGATATAGGTATTATATCCTACACATCATTCCATCTTCAGGATAAAATCACTGAGTTTGACATATGGCTAAAGGAACGTAGCTGCACTGGTCATGGATATGGAACCAAGGCTATTTTACAACTTGCCAGTAGAATTAAGGATATGGGATATGATAAAGTTATAATGCGCCCTTCAAAACATAATAAGATGGCTATCAGATCCTATAAAAAGGCAGGATTTGTTGAGGAAGGACTGGAACCTGCAAGTTATTACCTTCCAGAGTATGTGGATGAATTCGCCGATGGTGATTGTGGTCCTGGTGGTGATGTTTTCCTGGTGCTCTATCTGTAA
- a CDS encoding ABC transporter ATP-binding protein, producing MNNHVLEFKDVWKTYPMGDVHVNALAGLNLTLEEGSFTAVMGPSGSGKSTFLHVAGILDTPSRGLFRINGRQTSELSLKEQALLRRNEIGFVFQRFNLLSQLSALENVMLPMIHKDSEKAMGVLDKMGLDGKYHKRPTQLSGGEQQRVAISRALINDPSLILADEPTGELDTGNAQSIMHILQDLNRDDGVSIVVVTHNPASASFADEIIKMRDGVVIK from the coding sequence ATGAATAATCATGTACTTGAATTTAAAGATGTATGGAAAACCTATCCCATGGGAGATGTGCATGTAAACGCCCTGGCTGGGTTAAATCTCACCCTGGAGGAAGGTTCCTTCACCGCAGTAATGGGACCCTCTGGTTCGGGTAAATCAACATTCCTCCATGTGGCTGGGATACTGGACACACCTAGCCGTGGGTTGTTCCGTATAAATGGTAGGCAAACCAGTGAATTATCCCTGAAAGAACAAGCTCTACTCCGGAGGAATGAAATTGGATTTGTATTCCAGAGATTCAACCTTTTATCCCAGCTTTCTGCCCTGGAGAATGTCATGCTCCCCATGATCCACAAGGACTCAGAAAAGGCAATGGGGGTCCTGGACAAGATGGGCTTGGATGGTAAGTACCATAAACGCCCCACACAGTTATCTGGGGGAGAACAGCAGAGGGTTGCCATATCCCGAGCTTTGATTAATGATCCCTCCTTGATACTTGCTGATGAACCAACCGGAGAGCTGGACACTGGGAATGCTCAGTCCATAATGCATATACTCCAGGACTTGAACCGGGATGATGGGGTGAGTATTGTGGTGGTAACCCATAATCCAGCATCAGCCAGTTTTGCTGATGAAATTATCAAAATGAGGGATGGTGTTGTAATAAAATAA
- a CDS encoding ABC transporter permease: MDLYKLAFNNIRRRKMRSALTMLGIIIGAATLMVLLGVTAGTTTAIKDETNSYMYDLAISPASTTGTLLMDTETVSKIRNMPQLYDFREVTLLSEEINGTRLFFEGTNNWKDVRIINGTEGVVINQAVADKFGYGIGSKIKVKDQELTVTGISKEVTALYVHINQAQAKEIAGNRVGAIYVQTNGDPKTVADEVEKQVTGVSAVTKSDKVEEVQEMTNQALLFMGIIASMALLVGIISVINTMLISVMERTRELGVLKAIGFTNWEIKGSILFESGFLGFLGGVIGVTLGIIGIIVIANALNLEEYMAGMMPVWLILGVVGGATILSILAGLYPSMKASKLEVVEALRNE, translated from the coding sequence ATGGACCTATACAAATTAGCATTCAACAACATCAGAAGAAGAAAAATGAGAAGTGCCCTGACCATGTTGGGAATAATCATTGGCGCAGCCACCCTCATGGTGCTTCTGGGAGTAACTGCAGGCACAACCACTGCCATTAAGGATGAAACCAATTCCTATATGTATGATCTCGCTATCTCTCCAGCATCTACTACTGGGACCTTATTAATGGACACAGAAACAGTATCCAAGATCCGGAACATGCCACAGTTATATGACTTCCGGGAGGTAACACTTTTATCAGAGGAAATAAACGGCACCCGATTATTTTTCGAAGGAACCAATAACTGGAAGGATGTTAGGATCATAAACGGGACAGAAGGCGTGGTTATTAACCAGGCGGTGGCCGATAAATTTGGTTATGGTATTGGGAGTAAAATAAAGGTTAAGGATCAGGAGTTAACTGTAACTGGGATCTCCAAAGAGGTGACTGCCCTTTACGTTCACATAAACCAGGCCCAGGCCAAAGAGATCGCCGGTAACAGGGTGGGAGCCATCTACGTCCAGACCAATGGAGACCCTAAAACCGTGGCTGACGAGGTGGAAAAACAGGTAACCGGAGTTTCCGCAGTAACCAAGTCTGACAAGGTGGAAGAAGTTCAGGAAATGACTAACCAGGCGCTGCTTTTCATGGGAATAATAGCCAGCATGGCCCTGCTGGTGGGAATCATCAGTGTCATAAACACCATGCTCATCAGTGTCATGGAACGAACCAGAGAACTGGGCGTTCTAAAGGCCATTGGATTTACCAACTGGGAAATAAAGGGAAGCATTCTATTTGAATCCGGATTTTTAGGCTTTTTAGGTGGTGTGATAGGAGTTACATTGGGAATCATTGGAATCATAGTCATTGCCAATGCCCTGAATCTGGAAGAATACATGGCTGGGATGATGCCTGTATGGTTGATTTTAGGGGTGGTTGGTGGTGCTACCATTCTAAGCATACTCGCCGGACTTTATCCGTCCATGAAGGCTTCAAAACTAGAAGTAGTGGAGGCGTTGAGAAATGAATAA
- a CDS encoding ABC transporter ATP-binding protein — MNNGNIVDIKNLKKSYDNGRIKALNGIDLKIREGEFVSIIGPSGSGKSTLLNMIGALDTADEGSIQVSGNDLTLKKDLSDFRSRKMGFIFQLHNLIPNLSALENVTIPMYGNGYKSKQMNERALKLLEYVKLKDKAARNPTELSGGERQRVAIARALANSPSIILADEPTGSLDSKNGQMILQRLKELHEQENVTLIMVTHDMNVAAMAERTIEVLDGEIQT, encoded by the coding sequence ATGAATAATGGAAACATTGTGGACATAAAAAATCTCAAGAAAAGCTATGACAACGGGAGGATTAAGGCATTAAATGGAATTGACCTTAAAATCAGGGAGGGAGAATTCGTATCCATTATAGGTCCCTCTGGTTCTGGTAAATCCACCCTCCTAAATATGATTGGTGCACTGGACACTGCTGATGAAGGATCCATCCAGGTTTCAGGGAACGATCTCACCCTGAAGAAGGATTTAAGTGATTTTCGCTCCAGGAAGATGGGATTCATATTCCAGTTACATAATCTAATCCCCAATCTCAGTGCCTTGGAGAATGTCACCATCCCCATGTATGGAAATGGCTATAAAAGCAAACAGATGAACGAAAGGGCGCTGAAGCTTTTGGAGTACGTTAAATTAAAGGATAAGGCTGCCAGGAACCCCACAGAACTATCTGGTGGTGAGAGGCAGAGGGTGGCTATTGCCCGCGCACTGGCTAACTCCCCTTCAATCATACTGGCAGATGAACCCACCGGTTCTCTTGACTCTAAAAATGGGCAGATGATCCTCCAACGCCTCAAGGAGCTTCATGAACAGGAAAACGTCACATTAATCATGGTAACCCATGACATGAATGTGGCTGCCATGGCCGAGAGAACCATTGAAGTCTTGGATGGAGAAATCCAGACCTAA
- a CDS encoding ABC transporter permease, which translates to MSFIKLMAKNPFRNKARLALAVIGIAIGIATIVALGMVTDGLKVSIEEQLKTGGADFVVIKNTTSDSSTGSYSIKNSRVDEISKMDGVKQAAGVYTSSRMVEGNQLGLAGIYQKDLNMLGVKMIQGNPFSDDKNEVILGKLASEKMKKKVGDTITVNGGKYTITGIYETGNKELDSIGGLSLGKLQSLDENEGKVDMIYVKINNNADLKTVSQGVVKTYPGELTTISSLEDFQRADDSLQMVETASMAISLLAIVIGGIGIINTMIMSVFERTREIGVLKAVGWKSRRILSMILGESVVLTILAGLVGIILGVIGIEAIITFSDTPLQLIFTPALALRALGIAIFVGVIGGLYPAIRASRLPPTEALRYE; encoded by the coding sequence ATGTCATTTATTAAACTCATGGCAAAAAACCCCTTCCGAAACAAAGCCCGCCTGGCTTTGGCAGTCATAGGAATTGCCATTGGAATTGCAACCATTGTGGCTCTGGGTATGGTAACGGACGGGCTTAAGGTAAGTATTGAAGAGCAGTTGAAAACCGGTGGAGCTGATTTCGTGGTAATCAAAAACACCACCTCTGATTCATCAACAGGTTCATACTCCATAAAAAACAGTCGAGTGGATGAAATCAGTAAAATGGATGGAGTTAAACAGGCTGCAGGTGTTTATACCAGTAGCAGGATGGTTGAAGGTAATCAACTGGGCTTGGCTGGTATATATCAGAAGGATCTGAACATGTTGGGAGTCAAAATGATCCAGGGAAATCCCTTTTCTGATGATAAAAACGAGGTAATACTGGGAAAACTGGCTTCAGAAAAGATGAAAAAGAAAGTTGGAGACACTATAACTGTCAATGGAGGTAAATACACAATAACTGGAATATATGAAACTGGGAATAAAGAATTGGATTCCATAGGGGGATTATCTCTGGGTAAACTCCAGTCACTGGATGAAAATGAGGGTAAAGTGGACATGATCTACGTTAAGATCAACAACAACGCGGACTTAAAAACTGTTTCTCAAGGGGTTGTAAAAACCTATCCTGGGGAATTAACCACCATATCGTCCCTTGAAGATTTCCAGAGGGCTGATGATAGTTTACAAATGGTAGAAACTGCTTCAATGGCAATTTCTCTCCTGGCAATTGTTATCGGTGGAATCGGCATTATCAACACCATGATCATGTCTGTCTTTGAGAGAACCCGGGAGATTGGTGTTCTTAAAGCGGTGGGATGGAAAAGCAGAAGAATTCTCTCTATGATACTGGGGGAATCCGTGGTTCTAACCATACTTGCCGGTCTGGTGGGAATAATTCTGGGAGTTATAGGAATTGAAGCCATCATAACCTTCTCAGATACTCCATTACAGTTAATATTCACTCCAGCCCTGGCTTTACGGGCCCTGGGAATCGCCATATTTGTGGGAGTAATTGGGGGCCTATATCCTGCCATAAGGGCTAGTAGGCTACCACCAACGGAGGCGTTGCGCTATGAATAA
- a CDS encoding ArsR/SmtB family transcription factor encodes MRRFLWKLLAGTKGGMNRARIIDELRNRPYNANQLAERLSLNYKTIKYHIEVLEKNDIVISTGKGYGALYFLSDKMEENFDTFLKIWEEFSGSSSNIYYMENAQSELVHH; translated from the coding sequence ATGAGAAGATTTCTCTGGAAATTACTGGCCGGTACTAAAGGTGGCATGAATCGTGCTAGGATCATAGATGAGTTAAGAAACAGGCCTTATAATGCAAATCAACTCGCTGAAAGGCTTTCTCTAAACTACAAGACAATAAAGTACCATATCGAAGTTTTGGAAAAAAACGATATAGTTATATCCACTGGTAAAGGCTACGGTGCATTGTATTTCCTCTCCGATAAGATGGAGGAAAATTTTGACACTTTCCTGAAGATCTGGGAAGAATTCAGTGGATCTAGTTCTAACATTTACTACATGGAAAATGCTCAGTCAGAGTTAGTTCATCACTAA